From Streptomyces sp. NBC_01551:
CGGCAAATGCGGGGCGGGTTGTGAGCACAGCGACACCATGTGACCGCATCCTGTGCCCAACTCCCGGCAATTGTCTGTCGAAACGTTATGAACGAGAAGGGCGGACCGTGTCTTAGGACACAGCCCGCCCCTCTCACGTTGTGAAGAACTGGTGCTGCTTGCGTGGGGCCACTTGAGTCACGTGGCCTGAATCGTGTTACTTGAGTCGGGCCATGAGGGCGTGCTCGACGAGAGTGATGAGCGCGCTCTTGGCGTCCGCCCTGTGGCGGGCGTCGGTGGTGATGATCGGGGCGTCCGGGCCGATCTGCAGCGCCTCGCGCACCTCTTCGGGGGTGTACGGCTGGTACCCCTCGAAACCGTTGAGTGCCACGACGAACGGCAGCCCGCTGTTCTCGAAGTAGTCGACGGCGGGGAAGCAGTCGGCGAGACGGCGGGTGTCGACCAGGACGATCGCACCGATGGCACCGCGGACGAGGTCGTCCCACATGAACCAGAAGCGGTCCTGACCGGGGGTACCGAAGAGGTACAGGATCAGGTCCTGGTCCAGGGTGATGCGACCGAAGTCCATGGCGACCGTGGTGGTCGTCTTGTCCCCGGTGTGGGTCAGGTCGTCGATGCCGGCGCTCGCGGACGTCATCACGGCCTCGGTGCGCAGCGGGTTGATCTCGGAGACCGCGCCGACGAACGTGGTCTTGCCCACGCCGAAGCCGCCGGCCACCACGATCTTCGCGGAGGTGGTGGAGCGAGGAGCCGCTCCGCCGTTAGAGCTTGCGAAGTCCACTGAGAACCCTCTCGAGCAGCGTTACGTCCGGCGTGCCGCCGGCCTCTCCATTGCCCGGCTGGTGGATGGCCACCATTCCGGCCTCGGCCAGGTCGGCCACGAGGATCCGGGCGACACCGAGCGGCATCGACAGCAGTGCGGAGACCTCCGCGACCGACTTGACCTCGCGGCACAGCGTGCAGATCCGCTGGTGCTCCGGAAGCATGCCGGAGAGGTGCATCGGGTCGGCCGTGGTGCTGACCAGCGCCTCGATGGCGAGCTGGTAGCGCGGACGGGTCCGGCCACCGGTCATCGCGTACGGACGTACCAGCGGCTGGTCGCCTTCCGAGTACGACGAGTCGTACGCGTCGGAATAGGCGGGGGGCGGGGTCATTGATCCTCCGGGCTGGACAGCAGTGGTCAGCGTGCCGTCTGACGGGGCGGCCGGTGGGGGGACGGTATGACGGCCTGGCGGTGGTACTGGGTTCCGGGGTGGTTACCCCGGTCCCCCGGCCGGAAGTACCGTCCGGCCGGGAGATGGGCGGTCAGATGAGCAGGCTTCCCTGGAGCTCCGCGCGCAGGTCCGGGGTGAGGACACTGCCGGCGCGGTCCACGAGGAGGGCCATCTCGTAGCCGACGAGGCCGATGTCGCACTCGGGGTGCGCCAGTACGGCCAGGGAGGATCCGTCGGACACGGACATCAGGAAGAGGAACCCGCGGTCCATCTCCACCACCGTCTGGTTGACGGCGCCGCCCTCGAAGATGCGGGAGGCTCCGGCCGTGAGCGACGTCAGACCGGAGGCCACGGCCGCCAGCTGATCGGCGCGGTCACGCGGGAACCCCTCGGACATCGCCAGAAGGAGGCCGTCGGCGGAAACCACCACCGTGTGGGACACCCCTGGGGTGTTGTCCACGAAGTTGGTGATCAACCAGTTCAGGTTCTGTGCCGCCTGGCTCATCGAACTCAACTATCGCTCCTGCTGGTATGTGGGGTCGATGTGGTAACTGCCGGTGGCCGGGCCGCTGTTGCCTGCCTGGCGTCCCTGCTGGATACCGCGTCGGAGGTTGGTCAGACGGCCACGGACGTCGTCCGGGGCACGCGAGACCTGCGGACCGGGCTGGGCGTCGGCCTGCTGTTGTGCGGTGCCGGCGACGAGGTTGGCCCGCGGCACGCGCCGCGGCAGTCCGGAGGTGGTGATTCCGCCGGCGGCGGGCTGGCGCACGCGCTCGGCCTGCCGCATCAGCTCGTCGTTCGGCGAGGACCGCCAGCTTACGGTCGGCGTGCTGCCGGTCGTCGCCGGGGCGGACTCCGCCGGCAGCTCCATGCCGCGCGTGGGCAGCGGCTGCTGGATGCGCTGCGGTGCACCGGGGATCTGGTGCTGCGGCCGCGGCTGCTGGGGTACGGCCGGTGCCTGCGCGGGGGGCTGCTGTTCGGCGCCCTCCTCGCGGAACCAGTTCGACTCCAGCGTGTCGAAGATCGGGCTGCGCGCCTCACCGGGACCCTGGGCCGGCGGCAGCGCCTCCGGCTGGTGGGCCTGCGGCAGCTGCGGGGTCTCCGGGCGCGAGGCCGGTACGGGGGCGTAGGCGCCGCCGGACTGCGGAGCCTGCCCCTGCTGACCGCCGGGGCCGCCTACACCGGGACCGCCGGGCCGGGTGGCCGGGTAGTCCGGGCGGGCGAACTGGCCGGTCGACGCCGGGTCGGCGCCGCCGCGCAGCTCCGGGCGCTCGAACTGCCCGGTGCCGGACGGGCTCAGCGAGCCGCCGCGCACGTCGGGACGCTCGAACTGGCCCGTCGAACCGCTGTCGTACGCGGCCGGGGGCTGCGGGGCGTTGAAGTCCGGGCGGGCGAACTCCGCCGTGGAGCCGGGGCCCGACAGCTCGTCGTGGCCGCGCGGGACCTCCTGGCCGCCCTGGCCGGCGCCCCAGCTGGTGGCCTGCGGCATCCCGCCGGGAGCGGCACCCGCACCCGGCAGTTCCGGACGCGGTGCGCCACCGCGCGGCGGCAGCTGCGGCCGGGGGCCGCGCTGGGCCGGCGCCGGGGGCGCCGACTGCTGCTGGGACTGGGGCTGCTGAGCCTGAGCCTGCTGGGGCTGCTGCTGGGGAGCCTGGGGCCGCTCGAAGCCGTTGCCCTGCGGGAACCCGGAGGGACCGCCGGCCGAGGGAGCCGAGGGGGCGCCCGTCGGACGGGGCTGCGGACCGCGGCCCGCCAGCGGAGCGCCGGAACCGAAGGAACCCTGGCCCTGGCCCTGGCCGGTGGGCGCGCCGGGGCCGCCCTGCGGACGGGCGGAGGGACCGCCCGGCTGCTGGGGCCGGCCACCCTGCTGACGCTGCTGGCCGTTGCCGCCGTTGCCGCCGCCCGAGCCGTCCCGACCCGGCAGCGCTGCCCGCTGCCCGCCGCCGGAGACCTGGCCGCGCTGCGGGGCGCCGCCCACGGGGGGACGACCGGCGCCGCCGGGCACGGAACCCTGGGCGGAGGGGGCACCCTGCGCACCGGGGCCGCCCTGGCCGCCCTGACCCGGCATCGGACCCGGCTTCTTGCCGCCCTGGGCGACGTCCACCGGGAGCATGACGAGGGCCGTCGTACCGCCCGAGTCGGACGGGCGCAGCTGGATGCGGATGCCGTGTCGCAGGGACAGGCGGCCGACCACGAACAGGCCCATGCGGCGGGAGACGGAGACGTCCACGGTCGGCGGCGACGCGAGCCGCTCGTTGATCGCGGCGAGGTCCTCGGGGGAGAGGCCGATGCCGGTGTCGTGGATCTCGACGAGCACGCGGCCGTCCGGCAGCGCGTGACCGGTGACCTTGACCTTGGTCTGCGGTGAGGAGAACGAGGTGGCGTTCTCCAGCAGCTCGGCGAGGAGGTGCACGAGGTCGTTGACGACGCGGCCGGCGACGTCGGTGCCGGGCACCGACGCGAGTTCGATGCGCTCGTACTGCTCCACCTCGGACGCCGCGGCGCGGAGCACGTCGACGAGCGGGACGGGGCGGGTCCACCGGCGGCCCGGCTCCTCGCCCGCGAGGACGAGGAGGTTTTCGCCGTTACGGCGCATGCGGGTCGCGAGGTGGTCGAGCTTGAAGAGCGAGGACAGCTGGTCCGGGTCGGCCTCGCGGGACTCCAGCTCGGAGATGAGCGAGAGCTGACGCTGGATGAGGCCCTGCGAGCGGCGCGAGAGGTTGGTGAACATCGCGTTGACGTTGCCCCGCAGGAGGGCCTGCTCGGCGGCGAGGCGGACGGCCTCGCGGTGCACGTCGTCGAAGGCCGCGGCCACCTGGCCGATCTCGTCGCGGGTGTGCAGACCGACCGACTCCACGGACGTGTCGACGTCCTGCGGGTCGGACTCGGAGAGCTGCTTGACGAGCTCGGGCAGACGGTCCTGGGCGACCCGGGTCGCGGTGTCCTGCAGGCGGCGCAGCGAGCGGATCATGGACCGGGCCATGACGAAGGCGCCGACGAGGGAGACGCCGAGGACGAGGAGGATCAGGGCACCGTTGATGATGGCGTCCTGCTGCGACTCGTTCTTGAGCTCGCGGGCCTTCTGCTCCATGTCCTCGAGCAGCGTGAGCTCGATGACCTTCATGGCCTGGAGCTTGTTGTCGTCGGCGTCGTACCAGTCGAGCCAGGAGCGGTTCTTCTCCTTGGCGAACTGGCCCTGGGTGCTCAGGACGCGGCGGGCGTAGTGGTCCGCCTGGCCGATCTCCGGGTTGCCGTCGCCGAGCGCCGCGAGGAGTTCCTCGGGCTTGCCCTGGTAGACGAGTTCGAAGGTCTTCTTGGACTGGCTCTCACCGCGGAGCGCGGAGAGGGCGTACAGCCGGTCGTTCTCCTCCAGCTTGCCGGCCTTGTCCGCGACCGACGGGTCGGGGAGCGAGGCGGCGATGATCGCGCGCTGGATCGAGGCGTACTCCTTGGCGGAGGAGAACGCCGCCAGGGCGCGGGTACGCTTGATCATCTCGGGGTTGGAGGTGGCCTGGGCCATGTCCTGCGAGAGCGAGAGCAGCGAGACGATCAGCGCGTTGTACTCGGTGACGGTCTGCTGGGCGCCGTTCTGGTACGCCTTCTTGCGGATGTCCTCGATGCCGGTGAGCTGGCGGCCGATCTGCAGGATGTTGTTGCGGATCGACTTGAGCGTCTCGTCCTTGTCCTCCGCGCTGTCGACCTTGTCGGTCGCGGCGGTGAAGGACCGGGCGGCCGCGTCCGTCTGCTCGCGGACGCCCTGGACGATGCTGTTGACCTTGCCCGACTTGTCGGCCGACAGCGGACCGGCGGAGTTGTCGCGCTCGGTCTGCAGCATGGCGGCCAGGTTGGTGGCCTGCCGGGTCATCGTCGTCAGCAGCTGCATGTGCTCCAGCTGTGCGATGTCATTGAGCGAGTCGTTGATACGGAAGCCACCGAGCGTGGTGGCCGCGACGACCGGCAGGGTCAGCAGCGACACCAGTCGCGTGCTGATGCGCCAGTTCTGCATGGCGAGACGGGAGCCGGGCCCACTGGGGGCCGTCGGTATCGCCACGTCCAGCTCGGCGGACTGGTCCTTGACCTTGTCCTTGCCGCTGCCCTTGGCCAAGCCCTTGGACTTGCCGCGACCCTTGGCCTTCACCGTGGTGGAGGCGTTGGGGCCCGCTCCTTCGGCAGCCGGCCCGCGGTTCTGGGCGTGCTGGGGCGAGGAGCCACGGTCGATCCCGCCGCGCGGCTCCTGCTCCGCCGCAGCGCTGCCATCCCTCTTGAATCGTCCCTGCACTAGCGTCGCAACCTCTGGACCAGGCGTCTCACCGGGCGACCGGTGGGACGGTGTCGAGTCGTGGGGCACTAACGGCCCCATGGTGGTCGTCGGTGACCGGCGCGTCTCCCTCTCCTTGCCACCGCGCTCGGCGCTGAGTCGCGCCACCTGCGCGCCGGCTGATTCCCGCGGCGGTCCCGCGAATTCCAGCACAGTGCCGGATCTCCAACAAGGTGCGCGTGTCGGCCTTGAGAGTCGGTGACGGCCTGTGACGGGAGTGCTACGCGATGTGGAAGCCCTTTCGGGGTAAACCGGACTTACGCCATCCAAACACCGCTGCTGGCAAGGTGTCCCAGTCGAGATGATCAGGAGCGGAATGGCTCATTCAGTGGCGCAATGTCCGTTTCTTCGGGTGGAATTGACTGTCCGTTATGACCGGTATGGGCGGTCACGGGTGAGCAAACTCACACGGCTGTGGCCATTACTTCCCGGTTCGGTGACGGATTTGGATGTTTAGCCTTGCCTCTTACGAGGTTGGCGACCGTTGACCGAACACCACGAGCGAGCCGAGGGCCCGAGACTCCGATGAAGACGACGATGATGTTCCGCAACATAGCCAACCCGCGCCGCACCACCCTCGCGCACCTGAAGGACGCCGAGGAGCTGCAGGCGGTGGAGGTCCAGGAGCACACCGTCGACCTGCCGGCCCAGACCGCGAACCCGCGCCGCACCACGCTGATGGACGCGCCGGTCGCCGCCGCCGCGCAGTAGGCCCTCCACACAAAGGAAGCGAAGCGCCGCTGCCCGCCGCGTTAGCCTGGAGTCCGCAGACTCCAGCCAGCGGAAATACAGAGGGGCAGACGCAACACGTGCGCATCGCCAGGTTCTCGATCGACGGCAATGTCGCGTTCGGGGCGGTCGAGGGCTCTGCCCCCGACGAGCTCGTCCTCGACATCATCAAGGGCATCCCGTTCGCGGACTTCGAGCTGTCCGGCACGAAGGTTCCGCTGAGCAAGGTCCGGCTGCTGCCGCCCGTGCTCCCGAACAAGGTCGTGGCCATCGGCCGCAACTACGCGGAGCACGCGGCGGAGCTGGGCAACGAGGTCCCCGAGGCTCCCATCACCTTCTTCAAGCCCTCCACCTCGGTGGTCGGCCCGGGCGACCCGATCACGTACCCCTCGTTCTCCCAGGACCTCCACCACGAGGCGGAGCTCGCCGTGGTCATCGGGCGCATGTGCCGCGAGGTCCCCAAGGAGCGCGTCAAGGACGTGATCCTCGGCTACACCTGCGCCAACGACGTCACCGCGCGCGATGTCCAGCAGCGCGAGAAGCAGTGGGCCCGGGCCAAGGGCTTCGACAGCTCCTGCCCCCTCGGCCCCTGGATCGAGACCGACCTCGACCCCGGCGACCTGACCATCCAGTGCACCGTCAACGGCGAACAGCGCCAGCTCGGCCGCACCAGCGACATGGTCCGCTCCATCGAGGACCTGATCGTCCACATCACCGAGGCCATGACGCTGCTCCCGGGCGACGTCATCCTCACGGGGACCCCGGCCGGAGTCGGCCCCCTCAACGTCGGCGACGAGGTCGCCGTCACCATCGAAGGCATCGGCACTCTCACCAACAAGGTGATCAAGCGTGGCTAACGCACCCGTCCGCGTCCGTTTCTGTCCCTCCCCGACTGGCAACCCCCACGTCGGCCTGGTCCGGACGGCTCTCTTCAACTGGGCGTTCGCCCGCCACCACGGCGGCACGTTCGTCTTCCGCATCGAGGACACCGACGCGGCGCGCGACTCCGAGGAGTCGTACGCCCAGCTGCTCGACTCGCTGCGCTGGCTCGGCTTCACCTGGGACGAGGGTCCCGAGGTGGGCGGCCCGCACGCCCCGTACCGCCAGTCCCAGCGCATGGACATCTACGCGGACGTCGCGAAGAAGCTCAAGGACGGCGGCTACGCGTACGACTGCTACTGCACCACCGAGGAGCTGGACGCGCGCCGCGCCGCCGCCCGCGCGGCCGGCAAGCCCTCCGGTTACGACGGCCACTGCCGCGAGCTGACCACCGTGCAGCTGGAGGCGTACCAGGGCGAGCACCGCTCCTCGATCGTCCGCTTCCGGATGCCCGACGAGCCGATCACCTTCACCGACCTGGTCCGCGGCGAGCTGACCTTCACCCCGGAGAACGTGCCGGACTTCGGCATCCTGCGGGCCAACGGCGCGCCGCTGTACACGCTCGTCAACCCCGTCGACGACGCGCTGATGGAGATCACGCACGTCCTGCGCGGCGAGGACCTGCTGTCCTCCACCCCGCGCCAGATCGCGCTCTACAAGGCGCTGATCGAGCTGGGCGTCGCCAAGGCGGTCCCCGAGTTCGGCCACCTGCCGTACGTCATGGGCGAGGGCAACAAGAAGCTCTCCAAGCGCGACCCGGAGTCCTCGCTCAACCTGTACCGCGAGCGCGGCTTCCTGCCCGAGGGCCTGCTGAACTACCTCTCGCTCCTCGGCTGGTCCTTCTCCAAGGACCAGGACATCTTCTCGATCGAGGAGATGGTGGCGAAGTTCGACATCCCGGACGTCAACGCCAACCCGGCGCGCTTCGACCTCAAGAAGGCCGAGGCCATCAACGCCGACCACATCCGGCTGCTGGACCCGAAGGCCTTCGCGGACGCCTGCACGCCGTGGCTGCGGGCCCCGCACGCCAACTGGGAGCCCGCGGACTTCGACGCCGAGGCCTGGGCGGCCATCGCGCCGTACGCCCAGACCCGCGTGACCGTCCTGTCGGACATCACCGCGAACGTTGACTTCCTGTTCCGCAAGGAGCCCGTCGAGGACCAGGCGTCCTGGGACAAGGCGATGAAGGGTGAGCCGGCGGCCCTGCTGACCAGCGTCCGCGCCCACCTGGACACGGCCGACTGGAACGACCCCGAGGCCCTCAAGCAGGCCGTCCTGACCGCCGGCGAGGCCCACGGCCTCAAGCTCGGCAAGGCGCAGGCCCCGGTCCGCGTGGCCGTCACCGGCCGCACGGTCGGTCTGCCGCTCTTCGAGTCCCTCCAGATCCTGGGCAAGGAGCGCTCCCTGGCCCGCATCGACGCGGCGCTGGCGAAGCTCGCCGCGTAGGCGTCACCCGTGTGTCCCGCAGGGGGCGGCGGCCGGAGATCCCCGGCCGCCGCCCCCTGCGGCGTTCTCGCGGGACGACGCTAGGGTCTGCGGAGATCGACTGCCCGTACGTGCGTACGCGCGTACCCGTACCGCCCGCTGTGCGAAGGACCCGACATGCCGATGACCGCCCCCGACTACGCCTGGCACTTCACGCCGGGCAACACCTTCTCCTACGAGGACGGCCCCACCGGCACCCTCGCGGTGGTCGACGGGGGCGAGCTGTGGCTGCCCTCCGGCCGCGTGGTGGCCTGCGACCCGTTCCTCTGCCTCGGCACGGGCGACATACCGCCGTTCACCGCCCGGGTGGCCCCGGGCCGCTACCGGGTGGAGGCCGCCATGGCCACGATCACCACGCCCGAGGAGCCCCCGTCGGACAGCCCGCACCTGCGGATCGCCGCCGTCCGCCTGGTGGTCGCGGACCGGCCGGCCGTGACCTGGGAGCCCGCCCTGCAGGAGGGCCAGGACCCGGCGACGCTGGAGGAGGACGAGTTCTTCGGCTACGGCGTCGACGCGGGCACGGGCTGCTTCTACGACGCCGCGGCCGACGACGCGTTCCCGGACTGCGAGGGCGACGAGGGGCCGCTCTGGGACGCCTTCGAGGCCACCGGGCACGAGCCCGGCCCCTACGTCGTGGCCGGCGAGGACGGCCACAACCTGGTCGCCTTCGGCTCCGGCTGGGGCGACGGCGCGTACCCGACCTGGGTGGGCCGTGACGCCGACGGCGAGATCACCTGCTTCGTCACCGATTTCTTCGTCGTGCCCCCGCGGGACGATCTCCCGGCGTAGCCTCGGCGGTATGCCGATCCGCGCCGTGCTGTGGGACATCGACGACACCCTGTTCGACTACACCGGGGCGGACCGGGCCGGGCTGGCGCGGCACCTGACGGTCGAGGGGCTCGCGGAGCGGTACGGCACCCCCGCCGAGGCGCTCGCCCTGTGGCGCCACCACACCGACCGGCACTGGGCGCGCTTCGGGGCCGGCGAGGTCACCTTCGAGGGCCAGCGCCGGGACCGGGTACGGGACTTCCTCGGCGCGCCGGACCTGACCGACGACGAGGCCGAGGAATGGTTCGGGCGGTACGTCGCGCACTACCGGGCCGCCTGGGTGGTGTTCCCCGACGTGGTGCCCGTACTGGACGCCCTGGCGGCCGGGTACCGGCACGGGGTGCTCTCCAACTCCTCCGTGGCCAACCAGGACCCGAAGCTGCGCGCCCTCGGGCTGCGCGAGCGCTTCGAGGTCCTGGTCTGCGCCGCCGAGCTGGGCGTCAGCAAGCCCGAGGCCGAGGCCTTCCTCGCCGCCTGCGAGGCGCTCGCGCTGCCGCCGCACGAGGTGGCGTACGTGGGTGACCAGCCGGAGATCGACGCGCGCGGCGCCCGTGACGCCGGGCTCACGGCGTTCTGGCTGGACCGCGCCGGAGGGCGCGGACCGGCTCCCTCCGGTGTGCACCGGATCGCCGGGCTCGCCCGGCTCCCGGAGCTGCTGGCCGGGGATACCCGTTTTGGAGCACGGTCAGGCATCCGGTAATGTTCTTTCTGCGCCGCCGGAGCGGGCCGAAAGGCCGGACACGGGGGCGCTAACCAAACGAAAGTACCGCAAGGGCTTGAGTTTTGGTGGGCTATAGTGTAATTGGCAACACGAGGGTTTCTGGTTCCCTTATTCTAGGTTCGAGTCCTGGTAGCCCAGCGCAGTGCAGTAGTAACGCAGTGCTTTGCCCCCGTTGTGTAGCGGCCTAGCACGCCGCCCTCTCAAGGCGGTAGCGCCGGTTCGAATCCGGTCGGGGGTACAGATCCTTCCCGCAAGATCTCCATTTGGGTAGCTCCCGGACGTCTTGATGCAGGATCGCTAGGGCCCCCGTTGTGTAGCGGCCTAGCACGCCGCCCTCTCAAGGCGGTAGCGCCGGTTCGAATCCGGTCGGGGGTACTGTGTCTAGCTGGTCTAGACCTTTGGGCTATAGTGTAATTGGCAACACGAGGGTTTCTGGTTCCCTTATTCTAGGTTCGAGTCCTGGTAGCCCAGCGTAGTACCGCAGTAACAGCTAGCCCCCGTTGTGTAGCGGCCTAGCACGCCGCCCTCTCAAGGCGGTAGCGCCGGTTCGAATCCGGTCGGGGGTACGCACGGAAGAGGCCTTTCGCGATCATCGCGGAAGGCCTCTTCGCTTTGTCCGGCCGGTGGCCCGGCGTACGGGCACGGCAAGTAAGTACGGGCCCGGAGGCGCGTGTTCGGACGTGTGCGGCGTCGTACGCGCCCCCGGACCCGGGGGTGTGTGGTGGGAAAGGGCCGTGCGGGTCAGCCGGAGCGGCGCAGGGCCTCCGTCAGGCGGGCGGCCGCGTCGATGACGGCCTGGGCGTGCATCCGCCCCGGGTGCCGGGTCAGGCGCTCGATCGGCCCGGAGACCGACACGGAGGCCACCACGCGGTTCGACGGCCCGCGCACCGGCGCCGAGACGGAGGCCACGCCGGGCTCCCGCTCGCCGATCGACTGCGCCCAGCCGCGGCGCCGTACGCCCGAGAGCGCCGTCGCCGTGAAGCGCGCGCCCTGCAGACCCCGGTGGAGCCGCTCGGGCTCCTCCCAGGCCATCAGGATCTGTGCTGCCGAACCGGCCTTCATCGGGAGCGTGGAGCCCACCGGCACGGTGTCGCGCAGACCCGACAGCCGCTCGGCCGCGGCCACGCAGATGCGCATGTCGCCCTGACGCCGGTAGAGCTGCGCGCTCTCGCCCGTCACGTCGCGGAGGTGGGTGAGCACCGGTCCGGCCGTGGCCAGCAGGCGGTCCTCGCCGGCCGCGGCGGCAAGCTCTGCCAGCCGCGGGCCGAGGATGAACCGGCCCTGCATGTCCCTCGCCACCATCCGGTGGTGTTCCAGTGCCACGGCGAGGCGATGTGCCGTGGGTCGTGCGAGCCCTGTCGCCGCGACCAGCCCGGCGAGGGTGGCCGGACCGGACTCCAGTGCGCTCAATACCAGAGCTGCCTTGTCGAGAACGCCGACGCCGCTAGAGTTGTCCATGAAACGATATTCACGTCTCACACTGTGAAACGCAAGTTCAATTTTTCCAAGAACCAGCGAGTCTGTATGTACGGGTCCACGAACCACTGGACCCGGGACGGTGAGCCGGAGGGAAAGCGATGGGTAGGACACTCGCGGAGAAGGTCTGGGACGACCATGTCGTCCGGCGCGCCGAGGGCGAGCCCGACCTCCTCTTCATCGATCTGCACCTGCTGCACGAGGTGACCAGCCCCCAGGCCTTCGAAGGTCTGCGGCAGGCCGGCCGCAAGGTCCGTCGCCTGGACCTCACCATCGCGACCGAGGACCACAACACCCCCACCATCGACATCGACAAGCCGATCGCCGACCCCGTCTCCCGCGCCCAGCTGGAGACGCTGCGGGCGAACTGCGCCGAGTTCGGCGTACGCCTGCACTCGCTGGGCGACGTCGAGCAGGGCGTCGTCCACGTCGTGGGACCGCAGCTGGGCCTGACCCAGCCGGGCACCACCGTGGTCTGCGGCGACTCGCACACCTCCACGCACGGCGCCTTCGGCGCGCTGGCCTTCGGCATCGGCACCAGTCAGGTCGAGCACGTGCTGGCCACCCAGACGCTGCCGCTGGCCCGCCCCAAGACGATGGCCATCACCGTCACCGGTGCGCTGGCCGAGGGCGTCACCGCCAAGGACCTGATCCTGGCCATCATCGCGAAGATCGGCACCGGCGGCGGCCAGGGCTACATCCTGGAATACCGCGGCGAGGCCATCGAGAAGCTCTCGATGGAAGCCCGCATGACCATCTGCAACATGTCGATCGAGGCCGGCGCCCGCGCGGGCATGATCGCCCCCGACCGGACCACCTTCGACTACCTGCGGGGCCGCGACCACGCCCCCGCGGGCGAGGACTGGGACGCGGCGGTCGCCTACTGGCAGACCCTGCGCACCGACGACGACGCCGTCTTCGACGCGGAGGTCGTCATCGACGGCGCCGCGCTGTCCCCGTTCGTCACCTGGGGCACCAACCCCGGCCAGGGCGCGCCGCTGTCGGCCAACGTCCCCGACCCCGCTTCGTACGAGGACGCTTCGGAGCGCCACGCCGCCGAAAAGGCCCTGGAATACATGGGGTTGACGGCCGGGCAGCCGCTGCGGGACATCACGGTTGACACCGTCTTCGTAGGTTCCTGCACCAACGGCCGCATCGAGGACCTGCGCGCCGTGGCCGGGATCATCGAGGGCCGCAAAGTCGCCGACGGCGTACGGATGCTGGTCGTCCCGGGCTCGGTCCGCGTCGCGCTCCAGGCCGTGGAAGAGGGCCTGGACAAGGTCTTCAAGGAGGCCGGCGCCGAATGGCGGCACGCGGGCTGCTCGATGTGTCTGGGCATGAACCCCGACCAACTGGCGCCCGGTGAGCGCTCCGCGTCCACCTCCAACCGCAACTTCGAGGGCCGGCAGGGCAAGGGCGGACGCACCCACCTGGTCTCCCCGCAGGTGGCCGCCGCCACCGCGGTGCTGGGCCATCTGGCCTCGCCCGCCGATCTGTCCGACGCCACCGCGACCGCCGGAGTCTGAACCATGGAAGCCTTCACCACCCACACCGGCCGGGCCGTCCCGCTGCGCCGCAGCAACGTCGACACCGACCAGATCATCCCGGCCCACTGGCTGAAGAAGATCACCCGCGACGGGTTCGAGGACGGGCTCTTCGAGGCCTGGCGCAAGGACCCGGAGTTCGTCACGAACCGCCCGGAGCGCGCGGGCGCGACCGTGCTGGTCGCGGGCCCCGACTTCGGCACCGGTTCCTCGCGCGAGCACGCCGTGTGGGCCCTGCAGAACTTCGGCTTCAAGACGGTCATCTCCTCCCGGTTCGCCGACATCTTCCGCGGCAACTCGCTGAAGAACGGTCTGCTGACCGTGGTCCTGCCGCAGGAGACCGTCGACCGGCTGTGGGAGCTGACCGAGGCCGACCCCACCGCCGAGATCACCGTCGACCTGGTCGCCCGCCAGGTCCGAGCGGAGGGCGTCGAGGCGGAGTTCGAGCTCGACGACAACGCCCGCTGGCGCCTGCTGGAGGGGCTGGACGACATCTCGCTCACCCTTCAGAACGAAGCGGACATCGCCACCTACGAAAGCGCCCGGCCCGCCTACAAGCCGCGTACGATTCGGGCCTGATTCCGGCCTGATCAGCGCTTATTCGCCCTTGGGTGATCACAATGCCGACGCTGTGCCCCCCACCTTCCGGTGGGGGGCACAGCTGTGTGTTGAGGCCCCGTGAGGCGACAACTCGCCCCAGATGGCACAATCTGTGCATGGAACGCGACAGTCAACTTGAGCTCTACGAACTCGTCGCGGACCGAT
This genomic window contains:
- a CDS encoding fumarylacetoacetate hydrolase family protein — protein: MRIARFSIDGNVAFGAVEGSAPDELVLDIIKGIPFADFELSGTKVPLSKVRLLPPVLPNKVVAIGRNYAEHAAELGNEVPEAPITFFKPSTSVVGPGDPITYPSFSQDLHHEAELAVVIGRMCREVPKERVKDVILGYTCANDVTARDVQQREKQWARAKGFDSSCPLGPWIETDLDPGDLTIQCTVNGEQRQLGRTSDMVRSIEDLIVHITEAMTLLPGDVILTGTPAGVGPLNVGDEVAVTIEGIGTLTNKVIKRG
- the gltX gene encoding glutamate--tRNA ligase, with the protein product MANAPVRVRFCPSPTGNPHVGLVRTALFNWAFARHHGGTFVFRIEDTDAARDSEESYAQLLDSLRWLGFTWDEGPEVGGPHAPYRQSQRMDIYADVAKKLKDGGYAYDCYCTTEELDARRAAARAAGKPSGYDGHCRELTTVQLEAYQGEHRSSIVRFRMPDEPITFTDLVRGELTFTPENVPDFGILRANGAPLYTLVNPVDDALMEITHVLRGEDLLSSTPRQIALYKALIELGVAKAVPEFGHLPYVMGEGNKKLSKRDPESSLNLYRERGFLPEGLLNYLSLLGWSFSKDQDIFSIEEMVAKFDIPDVNANPARFDLKKAEAINADHIRLLDPKAFADACTPWLRAPHANWEPADFDAEAWAAIAPYAQTRVTVLSDITANVDFLFRKEPVEDQASWDKAMKGEPAALLTSVRAHLDTADWNDPEALKQAVLTAGEAHGLKLGKAQAPVRVAVTGRTVGLPLFESLQILGKERSLARIDAALAKLAA
- a CDS encoding DUF4241 domain-containing protein; this encodes MPMTAPDYAWHFTPGNTFSYEDGPTGTLAVVDGGELWLPSGRVVACDPFLCLGTGDIPPFTARVAPGRYRVEAAMATITTPEEPPSDSPHLRIAAVRLVVADRPAVTWEPALQEGQDPATLEEDEFFGYGVDAGTGCFYDAAADDAFPDCEGDEGPLWDAFEATGHEPGPYVVAGEDGHNLVAFGSGWGDGAYPTWVGRDADGEITCFVTDFFVVPPRDDLPA
- a CDS encoding HAD family hydrolase; translated protein: MPIRAVLWDIDDTLFDYTGADRAGLARHLTVEGLAERYGTPAEALALWRHHTDRHWARFGAGEVTFEGQRRDRVRDFLGAPDLTDDEAEEWFGRYVAHYRAAWVVFPDVVPVLDALAAGYRHGVLSNSSVANQDPKLRALGLRERFEVLVCAAELGVSKPEAEAFLAACEALALPPHEVAYVGDQPEIDARGARDAGLTAFWLDRAGGRGPAPSGVHRIAGLARLPELLAGDTRFGARSGIR
- the ndgR gene encoding IclR family transcriptional regulator NdgR translates to MDNSSGVGVLDKAALVLSALESGPATLAGLVAATGLARPTAHRLAVALEHHRMVARDMQGRFILGPRLAELAAAAGEDRLLATAGPVLTHLRDVTGESAQLYRRQGDMRICVAAAERLSGLRDTVPVGSTLPMKAGSAAQILMAWEEPERLHRGLQGARFTATALSGVRRRGWAQSIGEREPGVASVSAPVRGPSNRVVASVSVSGPIERLTRHPGRMHAQAVIDAAARLTEALRRSG